The nucleotide window AAGCAGGTTTTCGCTCTTGACACGACTAATCCAGAAGTTCTACTTCACCTCGAAAGGCTTATAAAGACAATAAGGAGTTATGGCTTTGACTATTTGAAAATAGATTTTCTCTTCGCTGGTGCGATTCCTGGAGGGCGCTTCAACGAATTCTTAACACCGGTTGAGGCGTATAGAAGTGGAATGCAGACAATTAGAGCTGCTGCCGGAGATGATTGCTTCATTCTTGGCTGTGGAGCTCCTCTGCTTCCCTCAGTAGGTTATGTTGATGGTATGAGAATCGGGTCCGATACTGCGCCTGAGTGGAATGGGGAAACGATGGATATAGGAGTTCCGAGCGCAAGGTACAGCTTGAGAAATGCCTACACAAGGTCCTTCATGCACCGCAGGCTGTGGCTGAATGATCCCGATACGATTGTTTTGAGGAACTGCGGACTTACCGAAGAAGAGAAGCGAGTATTTGCATTATCTGTGGGTCTACTTGATGGAATGATGCTTACCAGTGATGACATGTCTCAGGTTGGCCGCGACGGGATTTCTTTGCTCATGGAAGCGATGCAGCTTAGGGGAGGAGAACCCAGGGTCTTCCTTGACGGCATGAACGGAGTCTTCGCAACCTGTACGAGAAATGCACCCGTCTATGACGTCACCTCTTTCGTGAATCTTAACGATACACCTCGGCACTCAATTAAGCTCAAGAAGATGTATCAGGATTGGTCAGGCGTAATTCCTTCCGTTATGGAAGTTGAACTACCTCCCCGAAGCATATGGATAGAAAAGCGAGAAGCACGAGAAGGTTTAGAATGAGCCGCCTGAATCAACTACCGACAATAAACTCGGTTATGGATGAATAGTTGACGGGACTTAGAACTCGATATCAAGAGTTGTCGGCAGAAGCCAGTTCACCGCTCTCGTTCCTAACAAGAATCCAAACTGTTATAGCAGGGATCTCTACTGTGTGCTGATCAATTACCAGTATTCTTCCGGAAAGATACTCAAAGAATTCGCCACTTGTCGAAGGACTGAAGGAGACGCTTTCTCTTGATGGATTAACTACCACAATTACTTCATCCTGATCGTTCCATCTTCTGTAAGAGAGAACGGGGCCACTGGTTGTCATGACTTCATATTCTCCGGTACGAAGAGATTCGTGAGATTCTCTAAGCACTGTTAGCTTCTTGTAGAATTCGTAGATTTCCCAGTTCCATCTCTCTTCGTCCCAGATCATGGGAGCTCTGTTCTCCGGATCCTTTCCCCCCTTCATTCCGATTTCGTCTCCGTAGTAAATTACAGGGCTGCCGATGAAAGTCATCTGAATTGCCACTGCTATCTTCAGAAGATCAACCTGATTGAAGGCAAGGGTAAGAATTCTCTCGGTGTCGTGGCTGTCCAGAATGTTCCAGAGAGAATGCAGAGTCTGAGGCGGATAAGCGTTGAGATACAGATTAGTCATAGCTGCGAACTTTGCAGCAGAGTTTCCCGCTCTGAAAACATACTCCACAACCGCATCCTTAAAGGGGTAGTTCATAACCGAATCAAAAGACTTGCCTCTAAGCAGTGCTCTGGCGTCTCCCCAAAATTCCGCGACAAGCAATTTTTCTTTGTCTAACCCCTTCACAAGTGGTCTGAAGAAATCACTCCAGAAAAGAGGGTCAACTTCCGTTGCAACATCGAGACGCCAGCCACCGATTCCTTCAAGATCGTACTTGCGTACAAGTTGTTCCACGTAAGCCTGCCAGCCTTCGTTGAGGCTGTTTATCTTAGGCATATATGCGTAGCCGTTCCATCCCACATATGTCATTGCCCTATCCTGGATCTTCCTTATTGGAAAGCGTTTGACAAAATACCAGTCCTTGTAGGGGGAAGTCTCCTCTCTTTCACGGAGATCTTTGAAGGCGAAGAAGTCGTAGCCGGTATGATTGAAGACTCCATCCAGAATCAATTTGATGCCAGAATCTTCTGCCAGTGAAATGAGCTCCTCGAAAACATAGTCGTCGCCGAAATTGTCATCTATCTTCAGGTAGTCTTCAGTATCGTACTTGTGACTCGAAGGGCTTTCAAAGATCGGGTTCAGGTATATCGCATTTACTCCCAGCTCAAGAATGTGATCGAAACGATCGATGATCCCTTTGAGGTCTCCTCCGAAAAAGCCATCGCCGCCGAGGTTGGCGAAAACAGGATCAGAATTCCACGGCTGAACTCCAACAGGATCGTTTCTGGGATCTCCATTTGCGAATCTCTCAGGAAAAATCTGATAATAAACGGCTCCCTTTGACCATTCCGGAAGATCAAAATACGTTATGGGAAGCCTATCTTTCTCGAAAATGAATGGAAGACGTAACTCCTGGCACAGTCCGAGAGAATCGAGGACCACTGAGTTGTCTCCATCCTCTATCTCGAAGTAATACTCCAAGTTTTCAACTTTTATCCTGTCTGTACGATAAAAGCTATCTTTGCCGAAGTCGCGTAGATACTCTAGATTGTAGCGAGTCCCATCGACAATGAGGCTGAGCTGATAAGTAGTTCCAATAGGAAGTGAAACGGCAAAGTAGAATTCATTTTCGTTTACCGGGTTGAAGTAATCTCTGTCGCCAACACTGTGTCTGGCAAAGTCTTGCAGGTCTCCAAGGTTTTCTACTCTTAACACTGATAGTTCTGCTCCATCTTTGTACGACTTGTCAGGATTCCTTTGGTCAAGAAAAGTCGCATCTTCTGTGGAATAGTAGTAATGATAGAGACCTGGCTCAATATTAACTTCTGCTGACCACCAATTGTTATCGAGTCGAGACATATTCAGTTCCAGTGAACTCTCAATGATCACTACTGAGGGTGTTGAATCTGCAGTAGTAAGAAAGGATACTCCTCTGGCAATTGTCATTGCCAAGATGAAAACCGTAGTAACGACGCTCTTCATTTTCATCATTTCGACCCCTCCTTGATTTTCCTCTTCGACAGAGCGTTGGCCCCCCATACTCCGAAGAGAATAAGAGCTACTCCAAACATCTGAATTGGTCCGAATCTTTCTCCCCTGAAAATCACGCCGGCGAGAAGAGATACAACTGTTGAAAGGTAGACAAAGACGGTTGAGCGCGATGCTTCAAGCTTGGAAAGCATGAAGTTGATCAGGAAGAATGCTCCGACCGACGATAATGTACCGAGGTAAAGCGCAGCAATGGCGACACCAGGCTGAGCAATTCCGCCG belongs to Mesotoga sp. Brook.08.105.5.1 and includes:
- a CDS encoding glycoside hydrolase family 36 protein produces the protein MSIIGSVDLFGTELASGESIELEEMVILGNKSLWTMLEKYADLIKQSNEVEFNEFEGIGWCSWYHYFTDITFDELSKNVKLLAEIRDRERIDYRLVQLDDGYEKEIGDWLTTNSKFPDLKEIASEIRGKGFKAGLWIAPFSASESSRLFNEHKEWFVKNSDGNPRVAYRNWNKQVFALDTTNPEVLLHLERLIKTIRSYGFDYLKIDFLFAGAIPGGRFNEFLTPVEAYRSGMQTIRAAAGDDCFILGCGAPLLPSVGYVDGMRIGSDTAPEWNGETMDIGVPSARYSLRNAYTRSFMHRRLWLNDPDTIVLRNCGLTEEEKRVFALSVGLLDGMMLTSDDMSQVGRDGISLLMEAMQLRGGEPRVFLDGMNGVFATCTRNAPVYDVTSFVNLNDTPRHSIKLKKMYQDWSGVIPSVMEVELPPRSIWIEKREAREGLE
- a CDS encoding glycoside hydrolase family 13 protein yields the protein MMKMKSVVTTVFILAMTIARGVSFLTTADSTPSVVIIESSLELNMSRLDNNWWSAEVNIEPGLYHYYYSTEDATFLDQRNPDKSYKDGAELSVLRVENLGDLQDFARHSVGDRDYFNPVNENEFYFAVSLPIGTTYQLSLIVDGTRYNLEYLRDFGKDSFYRTDRIKVENLEYYFEIEDGDNSVVLDSLGLCQELRLPFIFEKDRLPITYFDLPEWSKGAVYYQIFPERFANGDPRNDPVGVQPWNSDPVFANLGGDGFFGGDLKGIIDRFDHILELGVNAIYLNPIFESPSSHKYDTEDYLKIDDNFGDDYVFEELISLAEDSGIKLILDGVFNHTGYDFFAFKDLREREETSPYKDWYFVKRFPIRKIQDRAMTYVGWNGYAYMPKINSLNEGWQAYVEQLVRKYDLEGIGGWRLDVATEVDPLFWSDFFRPLVKGLDKEKLLVAEFWGDARALLRGKSFDSVMNYPFKDAVVEYVFRAGNSAAKFAAMTNLYLNAYPPQTLHSLWNILDSHDTERILTLAFNQVDLLKIAVAIQMTFIGSPVIYYGDEIGMKGGKDPENRAPMIWDEERWNWEIYEFYKKLTVLRESHESLRTGEYEVMTTSGPVLSYRRWNDQDEVIVVVNPSRESVSFSPSTSGEFFEYLSGRILVIDQHTVEIPAITVWILVRNESGELASADNS